One genomic segment of Paenibacillus xylanexedens includes these proteins:
- a CDS encoding ABC transporter permease has translation MVQTILSRLSTSLLVIFGASVLVYCIMYLLPGDPVLLMLDPSSATPEMIENLRVQLGLDQPFYIQFANYFGDMLRGDFGKSMINSDPVLPKILEHFPATLALTALSSIIAITIGITLGVLSAIHRNGVIDFVARLVGLFGISMPTFWTGILLILLFSVQLGWFPAMGSDGFSSLVLPAATLGLVGAGFIVRMVRNSMLEVINEPFIVALRAKGLSERAIMYGHALRNALIPAVTVIGMLIGDLLAGTVVVETVFSRQGIGRIIADALMAKDLPVVQGVVFFTSIIYVVLNLLVDISYSYIDPRVRRAVRT, from the coding sequence ATGGTTCAAACGATACTGTCACGACTCTCAACATCGCTTCTGGTTATTTTCGGAGCTTCGGTGCTGGTGTACTGCATCATGTATCTTCTGCCGGGTGATCCGGTTCTGCTCATGCTGGACCCGTCCTCGGCTACCCCGGAGATGATCGAGAATCTGCGGGTCCAGCTTGGACTGGATCAGCCGTTTTACATCCAGTTTGCGAACTATTTCGGTGATATGCTGCGTGGGGATTTTGGCAAATCAATGATCAATTCGGATCCGGTTTTGCCAAAAATACTGGAACATTTTCCAGCGACACTGGCTTTGACCGCACTCAGCTCAATTATTGCCATCACGATCGGAATTACACTTGGTGTATTGTCTGCGATTCATCGCAATGGCGTGATTGATTTCGTTGCTCGGCTGGTTGGACTGTTCGGCATTTCTATGCCAACCTTCTGGACGGGGATACTGCTCATCCTGTTATTCTCGGTACAGCTTGGCTGGTTCCCGGCGATGGGGTCCGACGGATTCAGTTCACTGGTTCTTCCCGCAGCTACGCTGGGTCTCGTGGGTGCAGGGTTTATTGTACGGATGGTGCGGAACAGCATGTTGGAAGTGATCAATGAACCGTTTATCGTGGCGTTACGGGCCAAAGGGCTTTCGGAACGTGCCATCATGTATGGTCATGCACTGCGTAATGCCCTTATTCCTGCTGTAACGGTAATCGGCATGCTGATTGGTGATCTGCTCGCGGGAACCGTTGTGGTGGAGACCGTCTTCTCCAGACAAGGAATCGGCCGAATTATTGCGGATGCGCTAATGGCTAAGGATCTGCCCGTGGTGCAAGGCGTTGTTTTCTTTACATCAATTATCTATGTGGTCTTGAATTTGCTGGTGGATATCTCGTATTCGTACATTGATCCCCGGGTTCGGCGTGCAGTCCGAACATGA
- a CDS encoding glutaredoxin family protein produces the protein MSSSTKKVVLWSKTGCHFCGEVKAFLTERNQPFENIEVQGNDVLRDVLEAKYGIRHVPVIEVGGDGKFEALLEPDLEKLAELLARADEAAAV, from the coding sequence ATGTCATCATCAACCAAAAAAGTCGTGCTGTGGAGCAAAACAGGCTGTCATTTCTGCGGGGAAGTGAAAGCATTTCTGACAGAGCGAAACCAGCCTTTTGAGAACATTGAAGTGCAGGGCAATGACGTGCTGCGTGATGTGCTTGAAGCAAAATATGGCATTCGGCATGTACCCGTTATTGAAGTGGGAGGGGACGGCAAGTTTGAAGCCTTGCTGGAACCTGATCTGGAGAAGCTGGCGGAACTTCTGGCACGAGCGGACGAAGCGGCAGCAGTCTAA
- a CDS encoding ABC transporter permease produces the protein MSMKPLVGDKKAWAGVGRIRLWNRRPWRYRISFAVSRLFFYAALLVVVFTVACAIVPGWIAPYDPTQMMTDAIVQAPSAAHLFGTDYFGRDIFSVVVHGSRDSLLIGFASVLVGGIVGSALGIISGYAGGIVDTITMRAVDILMAVPGVLLALSVAAALGPGLMNIALAVAVSSIPGYARVMRGQVISVKGLPFITATRSLGGSNTRIFWKHVLPHSLSPLLVMATLGVGTSILTGSGLSFLGLGVLKEIPDWGALLSQGRGYLTVAWWICTFPGLAITLFVLAVNLIGDDIRDRLDPKVKGAA, from the coding sequence ATGAGCATGAAACCTTTGGTTGGTGACAAAAAAGCATGGGCGGGCGTAGGACGTATCCGTCTGTGGAATCGCCGCCCTTGGCGCTATCGCATCTCATTCGCGGTATCCCGATTATTCTTTTATGCAGCATTGCTGGTGGTGGTGTTTACCGTGGCATGTGCGATTGTACCAGGCTGGATTGCACCCTATGATCCAACTCAGATGATGACGGATGCTATCGTGCAGGCTCCTTCTGCTGCGCACCTGTTCGGGACGGACTATTTTGGCAGGGATATCTTCAGTGTGGTTGTGCATGGGAGCAGAGATTCATTGCTCATTGGATTCGCCTCGGTACTTGTAGGCGGTATTGTTGGCAGTGCTCTTGGTATTATCTCCGGTTATGCCGGAGGTATTGTTGATACCATCACGATGCGGGCTGTTGATATTCTGATGGCTGTACCTGGCGTGCTCCTTGCATTGTCTGTTGCAGCTGCTCTCGGGCCAGGACTGATGAACATTGCACTGGCTGTTGCGGTTTCCTCCATTCCGGGCTACGCACGGGTGATGCGTGGGCAAGTCATATCAGTTAAAGGTCTGCCTTTCATTACAGCGACACGTTCACTGGGCGGTTCCAATACACGTATTTTCTGGAAACATGTACTGCCACATTCGTTGTCACCCTTGCTGGTCATGGCTACGCTTGGCGTAGGGACATCGATTCTGACGGGCTCCGGACTCAGCTTTCTGGGACTTGGGGTGTTGAAGGAAATTCCGGATTGGGGCGCCTTACTCTCGCAAGGTAGAGGTTATCTGACGGTTGCCTGGTGGATCTGTACGTTCCCGGGGCTGGCGATCACGTTGTTTGTACTGGCGGTTAATCTGATTGGAGACGATATTCGCGACCGGTTGGATCCCAAAGTAAAAGGAGCGGCTTGA
- the ssuE gene encoding NADPH-dependent FMN reductase yields MSHVVIIAGSPSKRSRLTGLTDYSSQKLTEAGITVEVIHVVDLPAEDLVQARFDSSFIRDALAVVEAADAVIVATPVYKASYSGVLKLFLDLIPQEGLRGKLTLPLVIGGSIAHLLAIDYALKPVLAALGGRHILGGVYAVDQGIERLDDGKFVLSADITTRLDRSLDELILTLEKDGITIS; encoded by the coding sequence ATGTCACATGTTGTCATTATTGCAGGATCACCATCCAAGCGTTCGCGTTTGACAGGTCTGACGGATTACAGTAGCCAAAAATTAACGGAGGCAGGCATCACCGTTGAAGTCATTCATGTTGTGGATCTGCCTGCTGAGGATCTGGTGCAAGCTCGGTTTGACAGCTCATTCATTCGTGATGCACTGGCTGTCGTGGAAGCGGCGGATGCAGTTATTGTGGCTACACCGGTATACAAGGCATCGTACTCAGGAGTACTCAAGCTGTTCCTGGATCTGATTCCGCAAGAAGGGTTGCGGGGCAAGTTGACACTTCCGCTCGTTATCGGTGGCTCTATAGCTCATCTACTCGCGATTGATTATGCATTGAAACCTGTTCTGGCAGCCCTTGGTGGAAGACATATCTTGGGTGGGGTGTACGCTGTGGATCAGGGGATTGAACGACTGGATGATGGAAAGTTCGTACTCTCGGCGGATATTACTACACGTCTGGATCGCTCGCTGGATGAATTGATATTGACACTGGAAAAGGATGGGATTACGATATCATAA
- a CDS encoding LLM class flavin-dependent oxidoreductase: MTAKRSLKFGAIIHGVGGSNTTWRHPEVLSDASVNFGFYKRQALKAEEGKFDLVFIADGLYITEKSIPHFLNRFEPISILSALAAVTSHIGLVGTLSTSYSDPFTVARQFGSLDQISDGRAGWNVVTSPLEGTAKNYSKSSHPSHPERYRIAAEYLQVTKGLWDSWEDDAFVRDKESGVFFDPSKLHTLNHEGEFFSVQGPLNIARSRQGQPVIFQAGSSEDGKTLAAQEADAVFTGHDTIEDAQAFYKDVKTRAASYGRSAQDIVILPGINPIVGRTEEEAEQKYQEIASLVTIDKALDYLGRFFEHHDFSQYPLDEPFPELNGIGSNSFRSGTDKIKKDAKEQGLTLREVALRAATPRSKFLGTPEQVADKIQEWFETEAADGFIIASELPSGLSDFVELVVPILQERGLYRTDYEHDTLRGNLGVQIPVNRYTAAKKQVVSDLA, encoded by the coding sequence ATGACAGCGAAACGCAGTTTGAAATTTGGAGCCATTATTCATGGGGTTGGAGGAAGCAACACCACATGGAGACACCCGGAGGTTCTGTCGGATGCCAGCGTTAACTTTGGATTCTACAAACGTCAGGCACTGAAAGCGGAGGAAGGCAAGTTCGATCTGGTCTTTATCGCAGACGGTCTGTATATTACCGAGAAATCCATTCCGCATTTCCTCAATCGCTTCGAACCAATCAGTATCCTCTCCGCTTTGGCTGCCGTTACTTCACATATTGGACTGGTAGGCACCCTCTCGACATCCTATAGTGATCCGTTCACCGTAGCCAGACAGTTCGGTTCCCTCGATCAGATCAGTGATGGCCGTGCAGGCTGGAACGTCGTGACTTCTCCGCTGGAAGGTACAGCGAAGAACTATAGCAAGAGCAGTCACCCTTCGCATCCGGAACGTTATCGCATTGCCGCGGAATATTTACAGGTAACCAAAGGGTTGTGGGACTCTTGGGAAGATGATGCCTTTGTGAGAGACAAAGAGAGCGGTGTCTTCTTCGATCCATCCAAGCTGCACACGCTTAATCATGAAGGAGAGTTTTTCTCCGTACAAGGTCCGCTCAATATTGCCCGTTCACGGCAAGGACAGCCGGTGATTTTCCAGGCAGGTTCATCGGAAGATGGCAAAACGCTGGCGGCGCAAGAAGCGGATGCTGTCTTTACTGGACACGATACGATTGAAGATGCACAGGCATTTTATAAGGATGTGAAAACACGAGCGGCTTCCTATGGACGTTCTGCACAGGATATTGTTATTCTGCCAGGCATCAATCCTATTGTTGGACGGACGGAAGAGGAAGCTGAACAGAAATATCAGGAGATCGCAAGTCTGGTTACCATTGATAAAGCGCTGGATTACCTGGGACGTTTCTTCGAACACCATGATTTCTCCCAATATCCGCTGGATGAACCGTTCCCGGAGCTGAATGGCATTGGAAGCAACAGCTTCCGCAGTGGAACCGACAAGATCAAGAAGGATGCCAAAGAGCAAGGATTGACGTTGCGTGAAGTGGCTCTGCGGGCAGCAACACCGCGTAGCAAATTCCTGGGCACACCGGAGCAGGTTGCTGACAAGATTCAGGAATGGTTCGAGACGGAAGCGGCGGATGGTTTCATTATTGCTTCGGAGCTGCCAAGTGGATTGTCTGATTTTGTGGAACTGGTTGTTCCGATTCTGCAAGAACGCGGTTTGTATCGTACGGACTATGAACACGATACATTGCGAGGTAACCTTGGCGTGCAAATTCCGGTTAACCGTTATACGGCTGCGAAGAAGCAAGTTGTATCTGATTTGGCATAA
- a CDS encoding LysR family transcriptional regulator, producing the protein MNIENIEAFVYINHYGSFNKAAEVLFLSQPSVTARIQSLERELGCKLFDRLGKQIVLTEEGRKFLPYAQQVLQVIQKGKQKIQQRRSTPDALRLGSTVSVSNYVIPDFLPKIKDAYPEINIKLTTATTDQLIAKLLGQEIDLAFVRKVMHPAIRTVAFYEDPIQLYVYKGHPFIESGHVSMEAIRNEQLVFFECGSLDWLRIHRAFDSLEHPPNITYHVDNSETAKKLVMQGAGIAFLPGLTVKKEVQNQELFPIQVHEVAGVSLQISVVTLKEEYSPLAEPFGELLRQL; encoded by the coding sequence ATGAATATCGAGAATATTGAAGCATTTGTATATATCAATCATTATGGAAGCTTCAATAAGGCTGCCGAAGTACTCTTCTTGTCCCAACCTTCGGTCACAGCTCGCATTCAGTCACTGGAAAGGGAGCTGGGCTGCAAGTTGTTTGATCGGCTTGGCAAGCAAATTGTGCTGACAGAAGAAGGTCGGAAATTCCTTCCATATGCGCAGCAAGTGCTGCAAGTGATTCAGAAGGGCAAGCAGAAGATTCAGCAACGGCGATCAACACCGGATGCTCTTCGGCTCGGTAGTACAGTATCGGTATCCAATTATGTCATTCCCGATTTTCTACCCAAGATCAAGGATGCTTACCCCGAAATTAATATCAAATTGACTACAGCAACGACGGATCAGCTGATTGCCAAACTGCTTGGTCAGGAGATCGATCTTGCTTTTGTGCGCAAGGTCATGCATCCTGCGATCCGTACGGTTGCTTTTTATGAAGATCCGATCCAGCTCTATGTGTACAAAGGACATCCATTCATTGAGAGCGGGCATGTCAGCATGGAGGCGATCCGGAATGAGCAACTGGTCTTTTTCGAATGTGGTTCACTGGACTGGCTTCGCATTCACCGGGCTTTCGACTCGCTGGAACATCCGCCGAATATTACATATCATGTCGATAATTCGGAGACGGCGAAGAAACTGGTTATGCAAGGGGCAGGCATTGCCTTTCTCCCGGGACTCACGGTGAAGAAGGAAGTGCAGAATCAGGAGTTGTTCCCCATTCAGGTACATGAGGTGGCAGGTGTATCGTTGCAGATCAGCGTCGTTACTTTAAAGGAAGAATATTCGCCATTGGCAGAGCCCTTCGGGGAACTGCTGCGGCAACTATAA
- a CDS encoding amidohydrolase, with amino-acid sequence MKSDLEQPKQHSEQQVQGPEHELHGERAEAFAERLITIRRHLHRNPELSGEERETTAAIRSWLEEEGVRIADEYVLRTGLIAEVGQGDGPVVALRADIDALPIQEETKLDFASQVDGKMHACGHDAHTAILIGAARLLKQRESILPGKVRLIFQPSEEKATGARQVIQSGALSDVRAVFGLHNKPDLQVGTVGIREGALMAAADGFVVKVEGVGTHAAVPEAGIDPIVVAAHIVTALQAIVSRNVGAQESAVISVTKLHSGTAWNVIPDEAILDGTVRTFDEKVRSRIRERFNQVVAGVAAAYGTRATVRWIQGPPAVVNDEALASAAEQVASQIGLNSVRPLPSPAGEDFSFYQKEVPGLFLFLGTSGPHEWHHPGFDVDERALPLGAHLLAALAEQALHNVQSHQD; translated from the coding sequence ATGAAAAGTGATCTGGAACAGCCCAAACAGCATTCTGAGCAACAAGTACAGGGCCCCGAGCATGAGCTTCACGGTGAACGGGCGGAAGCATTCGCGGAACGTTTAATCACTATTCGGCGACACCTGCATCGTAACCCGGAATTGTCCGGCGAGGAAAGGGAGACCACGGCTGCCATTCGCAGTTGGCTGGAAGAGGAAGGCGTCCGTATTGCAGACGAATATGTGCTGCGGACAGGGCTCATCGCTGAAGTAGGCCAAGGGGACGGACCTGTGGTTGCCCTAAGAGCGGACATTGATGCGCTGCCCATTCAGGAAGAGACGAAGCTGGATTTTGCCTCCCAGGTAGATGGAAAGATGCATGCTTGTGGACATGACGCACACACGGCGATTCTAATTGGTGCTGCACGATTGTTAAAACAGCGTGAGTCCATTCTACCGGGAAAAGTACGGTTGATATTCCAGCCATCGGAGGAAAAAGCAACGGGTGCTCGGCAAGTGATCCAGAGCGGCGCATTATCCGATGTTCGGGCCGTATTTGGTTTGCATAACAAGCCTGATCTCCAGGTAGGTACGGTGGGCATTCGGGAAGGTGCATTGATGGCAGCAGCAGACGGTTTTGTTGTCAAAGTGGAAGGTGTAGGCACCCATGCAGCTGTGCCTGAAGCCGGCATTGATCCAATTGTGGTTGCCGCACATATTGTTACGGCATTACAGGCCATTGTAAGCCGCAATGTGGGAGCACAGGAGAGTGCTGTAATCAGTGTCACCAAGCTCCACAGCGGCACAGCCTGGAACGTTATTCCGGATGAAGCGATTCTCGATGGCACAGTGCGTACCTTTGATGAGAAAGTGCGTTCACGAATTCGTGAGCGTTTCAATCAGGTAGTCGCCGGTGTGGCGGCAGCCTATGGCACACGGGCTACGGTCCGTTGGATTCAGGGACCACCTGCCGTGGTCAACGATGAAGCTCTCGCATCTGCGGCGGAGCAAGTTGCAAGTCAGATTGGACTGAATAGTGTTAGACCGCTACCTTCTCCAGCAGGTGAGGACTTCTCTTTTTATCAAAAAGAAGTTCCGGGCCTGTTCCTCTTCCTGGGCACCTCTGGCCCGCATGAGTGGCATCACCCTGGCTTTGATGTGGATGAACGGGCACTGCCGCTGGGAGCACATCTTCTGGCTGCACTAGCTGAACAAGCACTACACAATGTGCAATCACATCAGGATTGA
- a CDS encoding ABC transporter substrate-binding protein gives MNRSISWMKYMALAAVLVMVLSGCGATGGSTNSTAQASGGGQAGQAEGGNLTFALATSPDTLDPHRSGLAVTVRAIRTIYDNLVVQLPDGSIKPWLATEWSVSEDGKSYTFKLREGVKFHDGTPFNAEAVKYNLDRVIDPATKAANSLALIRPYSSSEVIDEYTIKVNLESPSQAFLGNLSQALLGIVSPTAAQKYGDQLGKNPVGTGPYTFVKWDENADIVVAKNKDYNWGPETVENKAAPHVDTITFKIVPEEATRIGSVQSSQVLAAETVPPQNIAALKNDPNQQLLQANTVGLPYTLFFNLRKAPWDDVKVRQAIQSAVDVESIVKTLYLGNYERAWSALSPGILGYNASLEGSINPDINKANQLLDEQGWVKGADGIRAKDGQKLTLRYVDGSPNREKRNDIAAIIQQQLKQVGIAVEVEITKDIATVIYQNWDYDLYGNSQVNSDPNALYAFYHTSAEGERPTLSGLSDPKIDELLEQGAVESDADKRVEIYNQIQQYLIEQAVILPTYVFPYTVAASKKVEGIKFDSLGYPLFNDVRIQP, from the coding sequence ATGAACAGGTCTATCTCATGGATGAAATATATGGCATTGGCAGCAGTATTGGTGATGGTATTATCCGGTTGCGGAGCGACGGGAGGCAGCACGAACAGTACGGCACAGGCATCAGGTGGGGGGCAGGCCGGGCAAGCCGAAGGAGGCAACCTGACTTTTGCACTTGCCACTTCACCGGATACGCTTGACCCTCATCGTAGTGGGCTTGCCGTAACGGTACGCGCCATCCGGACGATCTACGACAATCTGGTAGTACAGTTGCCGGACGGTTCCATCAAACCTTGGCTCGCCACGGAATGGAGCGTATCCGAGGATGGCAAGAGTTATACGTTCAAGCTGCGTGAAGGCGTGAAATTCCACGATGGCACACCGTTTAATGCGGAAGCCGTGAAATACAATCTGGACCGGGTGATTGATCCGGCCACCAAAGCTGCCAATTCTCTGGCCCTGATTAGACCGTATAGCTCCTCCGAAGTCATTGATGAATATACCATCAAGGTAAATCTGGAATCACCATCGCAAGCCTTTCTCGGTAACTTGAGCCAGGCACTTCTGGGGATCGTATCCCCTACAGCTGCCCAAAAATATGGTGACCAGCTAGGTAAAAATCCGGTGGGCACAGGTCCGTATACCTTTGTGAAATGGGATGAAAATGCGGATATCGTCGTTGCCAAAAACAAGGATTACAATTGGGGACCTGAGACGGTTGAAAATAAAGCCGCGCCCCATGTGGATACGATCACATTCAAGATTGTACCGGAAGAAGCAACGCGTATCGGAAGTGTACAGAGTAGTCAGGTACTCGCTGCCGAGACGGTTCCACCGCAGAATATCGCTGCATTGAAAAACGATCCGAACCAGCAATTGCTACAGGCCAATACGGTTGGACTGCCGTACACACTCTTTTTCAATCTGCGTAAAGCGCCTTGGGATGATGTGAAAGTAAGGCAGGCAATACAATCCGCTGTAGATGTGGAATCGATTGTCAAAACATTGTATCTGGGCAACTACGAACGAGCGTGGTCCGCACTGTCTCCTGGAATCCTGGGTTATAATGCATCGCTGGAAGGTAGCATTAACCCGGACATCAACAAAGCCAATCAGCTGCTCGATGAACAAGGCTGGGTGAAAGGCGCTGACGGTATTCGTGCCAAAGACGGCCAGAAACTGACCCTGCGTTATGTCGATGGTTCGCCCAATCGGGAGAAACGCAATGACATTGCCGCCATTATCCAACAACAGTTGAAACAGGTTGGCATTGCCGTTGAAGTCGAGATTACAAAAGATATCGCAACAGTCATCTATCAGAACTGGGATTATGATCTCTATGGCAACAGTCAGGTCAATTCTGATCCCAATGCCTTGTACGCTTTCTACCATACGAGTGCAGAGGGCGAGCGTCCCACATTATCCGGTTTGTCTGATCCAAAGATCGATGAACTGTTAGAGCAGGGAGCGGTTGAGAGTGACGCGGATAAACGTGTCGAGATCTACAATCAGATCCAACAATACCTGATTGAGCAAGCGGTAATTCTGCCGACCTATGTATTCCCTTATACTGTCGCAGCATCCAAAAAGGTCGAAGGCATCAAGTTTGATTCATTGGGTTATCCACTCTTTAACGATGTTCGCATTCAGCCCTAA
- the cntE gene encoding staphylopine family metallophore export MFS transporter CntE — protein MNARRESGDERLKSTMNATFNGKLNPVSFSFIRFYMLAFLFFAANSALTIILPLRSEAAGLNQAEIGLMMGAYMFTCMLLRPFAAQLLGKHGPLRVMQWLLLLHAGTLLLFVVFGVETYLWLRALQGVATAFFSMTMQAGIVEKLEDKDRAQGLSMYTLFTMVPSLVIPILAIQIWENASDLAFTLLMIGLAALPLLIGYNVDLPRSTVQNKSYTLGDMFRSFGGIWRSTPLLISSAVMLFASCVFGATATFLPLYMVSTGMASAGVFLTIQGLVVILCRFILRKKIPSDGSWNTWLMAGLMLCAALGTQLLSLMETIGPLVYLSAVFSGFALALLYPTLTTYLSFVLPADSRYVLMGIFMSSYDLGFSLGGLAMGLIVQVSSYSTMFMICTLLSVAAMVLVLVFRQRMEAGNKVRSGVTI, from the coding sequence TTGAATGCCAGAAGAGAAAGTGGTGACGAACGTTTGAAGTCTACGATGAATGCAACATTCAATGGAAAATTAAATCCGGTATCCTTTTCGTTTATCCGGTTTTATATGCTGGCCTTTTTATTTTTTGCGGCGAATTCAGCTTTGACGATTATTCTTCCTTTGCGAAGCGAAGCCGCCGGATTGAACCAGGCTGAGATTGGTCTGATGATGGGGGCATATATGTTCACCTGTATGCTCTTGAGACCTTTTGCAGCACAGCTGCTGGGTAAGCATGGGCCACTTCGTGTGATGCAATGGTTATTGCTTTTGCATGCGGGTACGCTGCTGCTGTTTGTTGTTTTTGGTGTGGAGACGTATCTGTGGTTGCGAGCCCTGCAAGGGGTGGCTACGGCGTTTTTCTCCATGACGATGCAGGCAGGCATTGTGGAAAAGCTGGAGGACAAAGACCGGGCACAAGGGCTGTCCATGTACACCCTTTTTACGATGGTTCCTTCTCTGGTCATTCCGATCCTTGCCATACAAATCTGGGAAAATGCCAGTGATCTGGCGTTTACGCTGCTGATGATCGGACTGGCGGCATTGCCACTTCTGATTGGATATAATGTGGATCTGCCACGGAGTACCGTGCAGAATAAATCGTACACCTTGGGCGATATGTTTCGTTCATTCGGCGGCATCTGGCGCAGTACGCCACTGCTGATTAGCAGTGCGGTGATGTTGTTTGCGTCCTGCGTCTTTGGGGCCACAGCGACCTTTCTTCCCCTGTATATGGTATCCACCGGAATGGCGAGTGCAGGCGTATTTCTGACGATTCAGGGATTAGTTGTAATCCTGTGCCGGTTTATTTTGCGTAAAAAAATTCCGTCCGATGGTAGCTGGAATACCTGGCTGATGGCAGGGTTAATGCTATGTGCTGCACTGGGAACACAGTTGCTCAGTCTAATGGAGACCATCGGGCCGCTAGTGTATTTATCCGCGGTGTTTAGCGGTTTTGCCCTGGCACTGTTGTACCCGACATTAACCACATATCTGTCTTTTGTGCTGCCTGCGGATTCCAGATATGTACTCATGGGGATTTTCATGTCCTCGTATGACCTGGGATTCTCTCTGGGAGGACTGGCGATGGGGCTTATTGTACAGGTGAGTTCGTATTCGACCATGTTTATGATCTGCACGTTGCTCTCTGTTGCAGCGATGGTTCTGGTGTTGGTATTCAGGCAACGCATGGAAGCGGGCAATAAGGTCAGATCTGGGGTGACTATATAA
- a CDS encoding LLM class flavin-dependent oxidoreductase, whose product MSIRVGILDQTPIYEGETAVDAFRHTIELAQRAEQLGFHRFWVSEHHDGQHVAGSSPEVLISHLLAHTKRIRLGSGGVMLQHYSPYKVAENFNILAALGPGRIDLGIGRAPGGLPRSTQALQEGIQGAASLKEKIVQVKRYIHNEPLEDQSHPLAGLTASPVSDIPAELYVLGASVDSAGMAAELGLPYVFSLFINSNIEVALEAIRIYREQFDRSQGREPYAALALSLIVAESEEEAEGLAGEHKLVRIHMESGKVLTVGSVEQAEEFGRQSNEKYRLEILEPSVTRGTKATVGQALLKFQQDFAVEELIVTTATRDFAKRIHSFELLREILAEQGLSEFALESKEQEAAIG is encoded by the coding sequence ATGAGTATTCGTGTTGGCATTTTGGATCAGACCCCGATCTATGAAGGGGAAACGGCGGTGGATGCTTTTCGGCATACGATTGAGCTGGCACAACGGGCAGAGCAGCTTGGATTCCATCGGTTCTGGGTATCGGAGCACCATGATGGACAGCATGTTGCAGGTTCCTCCCCGGAGGTACTCATCTCCCACTTGCTTGCGCATACGAAACGGATTCGTCTGGGGTCTGGCGGGGTGATGCTCCAACATTACAGCCCATATAAAGTCGCCGAAAATTTCAATATACTCGCAGCGCTCGGACCTGGAAGAATCGACTTGGGAATTGGTCGTGCGCCGGGTGGATTACCCCGTTCGACACAGGCATTGCAGGAAGGTATTCAGGGAGCTGCATCCCTGAAAGAGAAAATTGTTCAAGTGAAGCGATACATCCACAATGAACCGCTTGAAGATCAATCGCATCCACTTGCGGGTCTCACTGCTTCGCCCGTATCCGACATTCCAGCGGAGCTGTACGTGCTTGGAGCCAGTGTCGATAGTGCGGGCATGGCCGCGGAACTGGGACTTCCATATGTCTTTTCACTGTTCATTAACAGTAATATAGAGGTAGCGCTTGAAGCCATTCGTATATATCGGGAACAATTCGATCGTTCCCAGGGGCGGGAGCCTTACGCTGCACTGGCTTTATCCCTGATTGTGGCCGAGAGTGAGGAAGAAGCGGAAGGGCTTGCGGGTGAACATAAGCTGGTGAGAATTCACATGGAGAGTGGCAAAGTGCTGACAGTCGGTTCTGTTGAACAAGCGGAAGAATTCGGACGTCAATCCAACGAAAAGTACCGACTCGAAATTCTTGAACCAAGCGTGACCCGGGGCACGAAAGCAACGGTAGGTCAGGCACTGCTGAAGTTCCAGCAGGATTTTGCTGTGGAAGAGTTAATTGTGACTACAGCTACACGGGACTTTGCCAAGCGAATTCATTCATTTGAATTATTGCGTGAAATTCTGGCAGAGCAGGGACTAAGTGAATTTGCACTGGAATCCAAGGAACAGGAAGCAGCAATCGGATAG